From Bombus huntii isolate Logan2020A chromosome 4, iyBomHunt1.1, whole genome shotgun sequence, one genomic window encodes:
- the LOC126865103 gene encoding protein unzipped isoform X1, with protein MNMSWQKVYLAVGLFGVLLLLTNADNSVHILSKYQQLVTSTALNWLPRAYYDSSKEIVIGGFAIEESEDNSFNNQAEKSERRRPLYVCRVLHTAVWVAGSQKGDEQRCTVTIHGNVQSYDKYDLLENVDSAARVNWEHWDKYKNTPVGAVAMEKMFIARHPAKTDKNASSPRYTHYIGTLNKRILGSISYVKDDGTEETAKDGDVLVETEPTSYDLENVKLNWPKMRVVNRTSLELDNATIVNDGTENATIAKAFGYKYKYSIYWGQGHAILKGLNTSIKLTNGTALSNIMWGTKETSNNTDIYTVKINLLPGTGINVSLVANYTSMEVPYSGKLISHYEDGETRSRQISGIRAEESMFDVKPIFGPIYFLANYSLVPTTTIPPTTEPSTTATPQNVSNDVRQDYGTEESEHHDENMIIPRKKSDLSNMQSDDGGPLSLKNKVEVTYSGASSLLRLNVGLPLLISLLTVVNKIT; from the exons ATGAAT ATGTCTTGGCAAAAGGTTTACCTCGCTGTTGGACTGTTCGGTGTTCTGTTGTTGCTGACGAATGCAGACAACAGCGTGCACATTCTGTCAAAGTATCAGCAATTAGTCACCTCGACCGCTCTGAACTGGCTTCCCCGTGCTTACTACGATTCATCCAAGGAAATAGTCATCGGCGGTTTTGCGATCGAAGAATCGGAAG ACAACTCGTTCAACAATCAAGCGGAGAAATCGGAGAGAAGAAGGCCCCTGTACGTATGCAGAGTACTGCACACGGCCGTCTGGGTGGCTGGCAGTCAGAAGGGTGACGAGCAACGATGCACAGTGACGATTCACGGTAACGTGCAGTCGTACGACAAATACGACCTGTTAGAAAATGTGGACAGTGCAGCCCGCGTCAACTGGGAGCACTGGGACAAATACAAGAACACGCCGGTTGGTGCCGTGGCCATGGAGAAGATGTTCATTGCGCGTCATCCCGCGAAAACTGACAAAAATGCCTCATCGCCGAGATACACCCATTATATCGGCACCTTGAATAAACGTATTCTTGGGAGTATCAGCTACGTCAAAGAC GATGGTACCGAAGAAACCGCGAAGGATGGCGATGTCCTAGTCGAGACGGAACCGACCTCCTACGATTTGGAAAACGTTAAATTGAATTGGCCTAAAATGCGAGTGGTTAATCGTACATCCCTTGAACTTGACAACGCGACTATCGTTAATGATGGAACGGAAAATGCGACAATAGCGAAAGCTTTTGGTTACAAGTACAAATATTCCATTTACTGGGGTCAAGGCCATGCCATACTAAAAGGCTTAAACACATCAATTAAATTGACGAACGGTACGGCTTTGTCGAATATAATGTGGGGCACAAAGGAAACTAGCAATAATACCGACATATACAC GGTAAAAATTAATCTCCTGCCCGGTACAGGAATAAACGTGAGTCTGGTAGCGAACTACACCTCCATGGAGGTACCCTATTccggaaaattaatttcccaTTACGAGGATGGAGAGACGAGGTCTCGCCAGATAAGCGGCATTCGCGCCGAAGAGAGCATGTTCGATGTAAAACCCATATTCGGACCCATTTACTTCCTTGCCAATTATAGTCTAGTTCCTACCACCACCATACCACCTACCACGGAACCGAGCACCACCGCAACCCCGCAGAACGTAAGCAACGACGTTCGACAGGACTACGGTACGGAAGAGAGCGAGCATCATGACGAGAACATGATCATACCACGGAAGAAATCGGATCTGTCTAACATGCAGAGCGATGACGGTGGACCGTTGTCGCTGAAGAACAAGGTAGAGGTGACGTACTCCGGAGCGTCGTCTCTTCTTAGATTAAACGTAGGATTGCCTTTATTAATTTCGTTACTGACGGTGGTCAATAAAATTACGTGA
- the LOC126865103 gene encoding protein unzipped isoform X2, translating to MSWQKVYLAVGLFGVLLLLTNADNSVHILSKYQQLVTSTALNWLPRAYYDSSKEIVIGGFAIEESEDNSFNNQAEKSERRRPLYVCRVLHTAVWVAGSQKGDEQRCTVTIHGNVQSYDKYDLLENVDSAARVNWEHWDKYKNTPVGAVAMEKMFIARHPAKTDKNASSPRYTHYIGTLNKRILGSISYVKDDGTEETAKDGDVLVETEPTSYDLENVKLNWPKMRVVNRTSLELDNATIVNDGTENATIAKAFGYKYKYSIYWGQGHAILKGLNTSIKLTNGTALSNIMWGTKETSNNTDIYTVKINLLPGTGINVSLVANYTSMEVPYSGKLISHYEDGETRSRQISGIRAEESMFDVKPIFGPIYFLANYSLVPTTTIPPTTEPSTTATPQNVSNDVRQDYGTEESEHHDENMIIPRKKSDLSNMQSDDGGPLSLKNKVEVTYSGASSLLRLNVGLPLLISLLTVVNKIT from the exons ATGTCTTGGCAAAAGGTTTACCTCGCTGTTGGACTGTTCGGTGTTCTGTTGTTGCTGACGAATGCAGACAACAGCGTGCACATTCTGTCAAAGTATCAGCAATTAGTCACCTCGACCGCTCTGAACTGGCTTCCCCGTGCTTACTACGATTCATCCAAGGAAATAGTCATCGGCGGTTTTGCGATCGAAGAATCGGAAG ACAACTCGTTCAACAATCAAGCGGAGAAATCGGAGAGAAGAAGGCCCCTGTACGTATGCAGAGTACTGCACACGGCCGTCTGGGTGGCTGGCAGTCAGAAGGGTGACGAGCAACGATGCACAGTGACGATTCACGGTAACGTGCAGTCGTACGACAAATACGACCTGTTAGAAAATGTGGACAGTGCAGCCCGCGTCAACTGGGAGCACTGGGACAAATACAAGAACACGCCGGTTGGTGCCGTGGCCATGGAGAAGATGTTCATTGCGCGTCATCCCGCGAAAACTGACAAAAATGCCTCATCGCCGAGATACACCCATTATATCGGCACCTTGAATAAACGTATTCTTGGGAGTATCAGCTACGTCAAAGAC GATGGTACCGAAGAAACCGCGAAGGATGGCGATGTCCTAGTCGAGACGGAACCGACCTCCTACGATTTGGAAAACGTTAAATTGAATTGGCCTAAAATGCGAGTGGTTAATCGTACATCCCTTGAACTTGACAACGCGACTATCGTTAATGATGGAACGGAAAATGCGACAATAGCGAAAGCTTTTGGTTACAAGTACAAATATTCCATTTACTGGGGTCAAGGCCATGCCATACTAAAAGGCTTAAACACATCAATTAAATTGACGAACGGTACGGCTTTGTCGAATATAATGTGGGGCACAAAGGAAACTAGCAATAATACCGACATATACAC GGTAAAAATTAATCTCCTGCCCGGTACAGGAATAAACGTGAGTCTGGTAGCGAACTACACCTCCATGGAGGTACCCTATTccggaaaattaatttcccaTTACGAGGATGGAGAGACGAGGTCTCGCCAGATAAGCGGCATTCGCGCCGAAGAGAGCATGTTCGATGTAAAACCCATATTCGGACCCATTTACTTCCTTGCCAATTATAGTCTAGTTCCTACCACCACCATACCACCTACCACGGAACCGAGCACCACCGCAACCCCGCAGAACGTAAGCAACGACGTTCGACAGGACTACGGTACGGAAGAGAGCGAGCATCATGACGAGAACATGATCATACCACGGAAGAAATCGGATCTGTCTAACATGCAGAGCGATGACGGTGGACCGTTGTCGCTGAAGAACAAGGTAGAGGTGACGTACTCCGGAGCGTCGTCTCTTCTTAGATTAAACGTAGGATTGCCTTTATTAATTTCGTTACTGACGGTGGTCAATAAAATTACGTGA